The proteins below are encoded in one region of Drosophila virilis strain 15010-1051.87 chromosome 6, Dvir_AGI_RSII-ME, whole genome shotgun sequence:
- the LOC6636187 gene encoding putative protein tag-278 isoform X2, producing MDSEVVTKLSENDNTESVEDSKENVPPEATDTTKDQKGGDAIVNEDVASAEDDNESRHTEIKTTTIVTTKKDNGDEVPITETQTTTTVVVTKKDSEEETSQKETETTSSTVAIAKNGLASIKDNVYNVDNSQIKAEPKNSHPVKPELESDPITETAEFINKSGSQSSIPDTSTDAAEQNVSVSEKKEEEESEESDSTSDDEDVGEETEAKIKKNKDDRDESQPEVVAVEVKKAQDSAEKINNANDINNEIENIISDIDINIKAQEKITQLKEQELQLIQKQKELANQIQQQQLLAQKLFAQNQLKEQELKAQQYQQNQLKEQELRGQQYQQNQLNEQELRAQQYQQQKQFQSHNEHKEEIAPKVAQDYTRAHSQLENSYDKKESSNLSRTVDLRKIFTPATDAPEILPKNRKLYASSAFYSPSLHPTVEDQVELARRISHSLSDISNQTSKGQSMYVNRKKRSVKWVHEGSGQEIEEDDIIETRSLSKENTEEILKPDLNKLEKMPLKLVMNPRGQMRDYNSLKESINVESGLLSPDHCAELITALQLQKGRGAELFAKRRRKAENWVVDETNAGIHSPSGIPDYQQYQARPATSPSILPAYSDAGKHRVQLNLHQDQLIEKYSKPGVQVVKSPWEAALQTGSASAAFLEDSRYQNQTPIASQASPVHFNQDVTDFPSSIPELPSRQPAPYYGLSNNVQDPYKNLHNIRVQGQPNQPSNPQRELAYKPSVAQGWGGRNVELPREYYWQSYQQQYERQNTDDMSEYYCSNEHVLIDPKIYGANITNNSNNYLTDEIEHRLLQLEQFQKCFMQQQRLGLNIGSKHGMPEASGQRNVPTDMYRIIKESEIASDNTKLSKCKEDIEKNIAEVTDPVNVRELIFSFEQQSLREHEGLQKNRCEFTTDTRRLTDDNSKSQSNFALETERNDDADESTTKGLYVPKEISLSSYAPPPIQQQTSNFQSPTKPEFSKGYMTSHVGDAPSGFPISNPTSGLYSSVPPKQQLYAPASYQKVPPSSVQAAPQVNFNPSPLSFDKLSKFQESNQRNSGVSTQRYLNVNKQPAYKNVRNASPTPFTPGGIGNCAGFDNIQRSPFSSTPSNYAQNPYSPESHQLRAPAQCFNNSARGWTQAPNPQRNALSSKLPVATEGLPYSDF from the exons ATGGATTCTGAAGTTGTG ACGAAATTAAGTGAAAACGACAATACCGAATCGGTTGAGGACTCGAAAGAAAATGTGCCACCTGAAGCAACCGACACAACCAAGGATCAGAAAGGCGGCGATGCAATTGTTAATGAGGACGTGGCTAGTGCAGAAGATGACAATGAGAGTCGTCATACAGAGATCAAAACAACTACAATCGTTACAACTAAAAAGGATAATGGCGATGAAGTTCCCATTACAGAGACTCAAACAACAACCACGGTCGTTGTCACGAAAAAGGATAGCGAAGAGGAGACTTCGCAGAAGGAAACTGAAACGACATCATCAACAGTTGCTATAGCTAAAAATGGATTGGCTTCCATTAAAGATAATGTATATAATGTTGATAACAGCCAGATAAAAGCCGAACCTAAAAATTCGCATCCAGTAAAGCCCGAACTGGAATCGGATCCGATTACAGAAACCGCTGAATTTATTAACAAAAGTGGCTCGCAATCAAGTATTCCGGATACATCTACGGATGCCGCAGAACAAAATGTTAGTGTTTCCGAAAAGAAAGAGGAAGAGGAATCCGAAGAGAGTGACAGTACGTCTGATGATGAAGACGTGGGAGAAGAGACAGAGGCCAAGattaaaaaa AATAAAGATGACCGAGATGAATCCCAGCCAGAAGTTGTTGCCGTAGAAGTAAAAAAAGCCCAAGACTCAgctgaaaaaataaacaacgcAAAT GatattaataatgaaataGAGAACATTATATCTGatattgatataaatataaaagcacaagaaaaaataacGCAACTCAAGGAACAAGAGCTGCAACTTATCCAGAAACAAAAGGAGCTGGCCAACCAGattcaacagcaacaattattGGCTCAAAAGTTGTTTGCGCAAAATCAATTAAAGGAACAGGAATTGAAGGCGCAGCAGTATCAGCAAAATCAATTGAAGGAGCAGGAGCTGAGGGGGCAACAGTATCAGCAAAATCAATTGAATGAACAAGAGTTGAGGGCGCAACAGTATCAACAACAGAAGCAGTTCCAGAGCCACAATGAGCACAAGGAGGAGATAGCTCCAAAAGTGGCACAGGATTACACAAGGGCTCACAGCCAGCTAGAAAATTCATACGACAAAAAG GAATCATCCAACTTGTCGAGGACTGTAGATTTGCGCAAAATATTTACACCAGCTACAGATGCTCCCGAAATATTGCCAAAGAACC GAAAACTCTATGCCTCATCAGCATTTTATTCCCCATCACTGCATCCAACCGTGGAGGACCAGGTTGAGCTTGCTCGCCGAATATCGCATTCATTGAGCGACATAAGCAATCAAACCTCTAAGGGTCAATCAATGTATGTGAATCGGAAAAAACGATCCGTAAAATGGGTTCACGAAGGTTCTGGCCAAG AAATAGAAGAAGATGATATTATTGAAACACGCTCATTAAGTAAAGAAAATACGGAAGAGATTTTGAAGCCGGATTTAAATAAGCTGGAAAAAATGCCCTTAAAGCTAGTCATGAATCCACGAGGACAAATGCGCGATTATAACTCTCTAAAAGAATCTATTAATGTTGAATCAGGCCTTTTATCACCTGACCATTGCGCTGAGCTAATAACTGCGCTGCAACTGCAAAAAGGCCGag GAGCTGAGCTCTTTGCAAAACGTCGTAGAAAGGCTGAAAATTGGGTAGTCGACGAGACAAATGCCGGCATTCACAGTCCATCTGGTATTCCAGATTACCAACAATATCAGGCAAGGCCGGCGACCTCGCCGAGCATATTGCCAGCTTATTCGGATGCTGGAAAGCATCGGGTTCAACTAAATCTTCACCAGGATCAGCTCATTGAGAAATACTCAAAGCCAGGTGTCCAGGTGGTTAAATCACCCTGGGAAGCTGCCCTTCAGACTGGCTCGGCAAGCGCAGCATTTTTGGAGGACTCCAGATATCAAAACCAAACACCGATTGCCTCTCAAGCGTCACCTGTGCATTTCAATCAAGATGTCACCGATTTTCCCAGTTCAATACCAGAGTTGCCGTCACGACAGCCTGCCCCTTATTATGGCTTATCGAACAACGTACAGGATCcgtataaaaat CTACATAACATTCGTGTCCAAGGCCAACCCAATCAACCCAGCAATCCACAAAGAGAACTGGCATACAAGCCAAGCGTGGCACAAGGCTGGGGAGGTCGCAATGTTGAACTACCAAGAG AGTATTATTGGCAAAGCTACCAGCAACAATATGAAAGACAGAATACTGATGATATGAGTGAATATTATTGCTCGAATGAACATGTTCTCATAGATCCAAAGATCTATGGAGCtaatataactaataattCAAACAACTATTTAACAGATGAAATTGAACACAGGCTACTACAGTTAGAACAATTTCAGAAATGCTTTATGCAACAGCAAAGGCTGGGTCTAAACATAGGAAGCAAACATGGCATGCCTGAGGCATCTGGTCAACGAAATGTGCCTACGGACATGTACAGAATAATTAAGGAATCTGAGATTGCTTCCGATAATACTAAATTATCAAAATGCAAAGAAGATATAGAAAAGAATATTGCTGAAGTAACTGATCCAGTTAATGTACGTGAATTAATTTTCTCATTTGAGCAACAGTCCTTACGAGAACACGAAGGACTTCAGAAAAACCGATGCGAATTTACAACTGACACAAGGCGTTTGACTGACGATAATTCAAAATCACAAAGTAATTTCGCATTGGAAACGGAAAGaaatgatgatgctgatgaatCCACAACCAAAG GCTTATATGTGCCCAAGGAAATCTCACTATCAAGCTACGCACCTCCGCCGATACAGCAACAGACATCTAATTTTCAAAGCCCAACAAAGCCCGAATTTTCAAAAGGATATATGACATCTCATGTTGGTGATGCACCAAGTGGTTTTCCCATTTCGAATCCCACATCCGGATTATATTCATCAGTACCGCCCAAGCAACAACTCTATGCTCCGGCGAGTTACCAAAAGGTGCCCCCAAGCTCTGTCCAGGCGGCACCACAGGTCAACTTTAATCCCTCTCCGTTATCATTTGATAAGTTATCCAAATTTCAAGAATCCAACCAGAGAAATTCTGGTGTTTCGACTCAGCGATATCTTAATGTAAACAAACAGCCAGCATATAAAAACGTGCGGAATGCATCCCCCACTCCTTTCACGCCTGGAGGCATCGGAAATTGTGCAGGTTTTGATAATATCCAACGATCACCTTTTTCATCGACCCCATCAAATTATGCACAGAATCCATATAGCCCGGAATCTCATCAATTGCGTGCCCCCGCTCAATGCTTCAACAACAGCGCTCGTGGCTGGACCCAAGCCCCTAATCCTCAACGAAATGCCCTTTCTTCAAAACTCCCAGTAGCGACAGAAGGTCTCCCTTACTCAGACTTCTGA
- the LOC6636187 gene encoding putative protein tag-278 isoform X1 gives MDSEVVTKLSENDNTESVEDSKENVPPEATDTTKDQKGGDAIVNEDVASAEDDNESRHTEIKTTTIVTTKKDNGDEVPITETQTTTTVVVTKKDSEEETSQKETETTSSTVAIAKNGLASIKDNVYNVDNSQIKAEPKNSHPVKPELESDPITETAEFINKSGSQSSIPDTSTDAAEQNVSVSEKKEEEESEESDSTSDDEDVGEETEAKIKKNKDDRDESQPEVVAVEVKKAQDSAEKINNANKDINNEIENIISDIDINIKAQEKITQLKEQELQLIQKQKELANQIQQQQLLAQKLFAQNQLKEQELKAQQYQQNQLKEQELRGQQYQQNQLNEQELRAQQYQQQKQFQSHNEHKEEIAPKVAQDYTRAHSQLENSYDKKESSNLSRTVDLRKIFTPATDAPEILPKNRKLYASSAFYSPSLHPTVEDQVELARRISHSLSDISNQTSKGQSMYVNRKKRSVKWVHEGSGQEIEEDDIIETRSLSKENTEEILKPDLNKLEKMPLKLVMNPRGQMRDYNSLKESINVESGLLSPDHCAELITALQLQKGRGAELFAKRRRKAENWVVDETNAGIHSPSGIPDYQQYQARPATSPSILPAYSDAGKHRVQLNLHQDQLIEKYSKPGVQVVKSPWEAALQTGSASAAFLEDSRYQNQTPIASQASPVHFNQDVTDFPSSIPELPSRQPAPYYGLSNNVQDPYKNLHNIRVQGQPNQPSNPQRELAYKPSVAQGWGGRNVELPREYYWQSYQQQYERQNTDDMSEYYCSNEHVLIDPKIYGANITNNSNNYLTDEIEHRLLQLEQFQKCFMQQQRLGLNIGSKHGMPEASGQRNVPTDMYRIIKESEIASDNTKLSKCKEDIEKNIAEVTDPVNVRELIFSFEQQSLREHEGLQKNRCEFTTDTRRLTDDNSKSQSNFALETERNDDADESTTKGLYVPKEISLSSYAPPPIQQQTSNFQSPTKPEFSKGYMTSHVGDAPSGFPISNPTSGLYSSVPPKQQLYAPASYQKVPPSSVQAAPQVNFNPSPLSFDKLSKFQESNQRNSGVSTQRYLNVNKQPAYKNVRNASPTPFTPGGIGNCAGFDNIQRSPFSSTPSNYAQNPYSPESHQLRAPAQCFNNSARGWTQAPNPQRNALSSKLPVATEGLPYSDF, from the exons ATGGATTCTGAAGTTGTG ACGAAATTAAGTGAAAACGACAATACCGAATCGGTTGAGGACTCGAAAGAAAATGTGCCACCTGAAGCAACCGACACAACCAAGGATCAGAAAGGCGGCGATGCAATTGTTAATGAGGACGTGGCTAGTGCAGAAGATGACAATGAGAGTCGTCATACAGAGATCAAAACAACTACAATCGTTACAACTAAAAAGGATAATGGCGATGAAGTTCCCATTACAGAGACTCAAACAACAACCACGGTCGTTGTCACGAAAAAGGATAGCGAAGAGGAGACTTCGCAGAAGGAAACTGAAACGACATCATCAACAGTTGCTATAGCTAAAAATGGATTGGCTTCCATTAAAGATAATGTATATAATGTTGATAACAGCCAGATAAAAGCCGAACCTAAAAATTCGCATCCAGTAAAGCCCGAACTGGAATCGGATCCGATTACAGAAACCGCTGAATTTATTAACAAAAGTGGCTCGCAATCAAGTATTCCGGATACATCTACGGATGCCGCAGAACAAAATGTTAGTGTTTCCGAAAAGAAAGAGGAAGAGGAATCCGAAGAGAGTGACAGTACGTCTGATGATGAAGACGTGGGAGAAGAGACAGAGGCCAAGattaaaaaa AATAAAGATGACCGAGATGAATCCCAGCCAGAAGTTGTTGCCGTAGAAGTAAAAAAAGCCCAAGACTCAgctgaaaaaataaacaacgcAAAT AAGGatattaataatgaaataGAGAACATTATATCTGatattgatataaatataaaagcacaagaaaaaataacGCAACTCAAGGAACAAGAGCTGCAACTTATCCAGAAACAAAAGGAGCTGGCCAACCAGattcaacagcaacaattattGGCTCAAAAGTTGTTTGCGCAAAATCAATTAAAGGAACAGGAATTGAAGGCGCAGCAGTATCAGCAAAATCAATTGAAGGAGCAGGAGCTGAGGGGGCAACAGTATCAGCAAAATCAATTGAATGAACAAGAGTTGAGGGCGCAACAGTATCAACAACAGAAGCAGTTCCAGAGCCACAATGAGCACAAGGAGGAGATAGCTCCAAAAGTGGCACAGGATTACACAAGGGCTCACAGCCAGCTAGAAAATTCATACGACAAAAAG GAATCATCCAACTTGTCGAGGACTGTAGATTTGCGCAAAATATTTACACCAGCTACAGATGCTCCCGAAATATTGCCAAAGAACC GAAAACTCTATGCCTCATCAGCATTTTATTCCCCATCACTGCATCCAACCGTGGAGGACCAGGTTGAGCTTGCTCGCCGAATATCGCATTCATTGAGCGACATAAGCAATCAAACCTCTAAGGGTCAATCAATGTATGTGAATCGGAAAAAACGATCCGTAAAATGGGTTCACGAAGGTTCTGGCCAAG AAATAGAAGAAGATGATATTATTGAAACACGCTCATTAAGTAAAGAAAATACGGAAGAGATTTTGAAGCCGGATTTAAATAAGCTGGAAAAAATGCCCTTAAAGCTAGTCATGAATCCACGAGGACAAATGCGCGATTATAACTCTCTAAAAGAATCTATTAATGTTGAATCAGGCCTTTTATCACCTGACCATTGCGCTGAGCTAATAACTGCGCTGCAACTGCAAAAAGGCCGag GAGCTGAGCTCTTTGCAAAACGTCGTAGAAAGGCTGAAAATTGGGTAGTCGACGAGACAAATGCCGGCATTCACAGTCCATCTGGTATTCCAGATTACCAACAATATCAGGCAAGGCCGGCGACCTCGCCGAGCATATTGCCAGCTTATTCGGATGCTGGAAAGCATCGGGTTCAACTAAATCTTCACCAGGATCAGCTCATTGAGAAATACTCAAAGCCAGGTGTCCAGGTGGTTAAATCACCCTGGGAAGCTGCCCTTCAGACTGGCTCGGCAAGCGCAGCATTTTTGGAGGACTCCAGATATCAAAACCAAACACCGATTGCCTCTCAAGCGTCACCTGTGCATTTCAATCAAGATGTCACCGATTTTCCCAGTTCAATACCAGAGTTGCCGTCACGACAGCCTGCCCCTTATTATGGCTTATCGAACAACGTACAGGATCcgtataaaaat CTACATAACATTCGTGTCCAAGGCCAACCCAATCAACCCAGCAATCCACAAAGAGAACTGGCATACAAGCCAAGCGTGGCACAAGGCTGGGGAGGTCGCAATGTTGAACTACCAAGAG AGTATTATTGGCAAAGCTACCAGCAACAATATGAAAGACAGAATACTGATGATATGAGTGAATATTATTGCTCGAATGAACATGTTCTCATAGATCCAAAGATCTATGGAGCtaatataactaataattCAAACAACTATTTAACAGATGAAATTGAACACAGGCTACTACAGTTAGAACAATTTCAGAAATGCTTTATGCAACAGCAAAGGCTGGGTCTAAACATAGGAAGCAAACATGGCATGCCTGAGGCATCTGGTCAACGAAATGTGCCTACGGACATGTACAGAATAATTAAGGAATCTGAGATTGCTTCCGATAATACTAAATTATCAAAATGCAAAGAAGATATAGAAAAGAATATTGCTGAAGTAACTGATCCAGTTAATGTACGTGAATTAATTTTCTCATTTGAGCAACAGTCCTTACGAGAACACGAAGGACTTCAGAAAAACCGATGCGAATTTACAACTGACACAAGGCGTTTGACTGACGATAATTCAAAATCACAAAGTAATTTCGCATTGGAAACGGAAAGaaatgatgatgctgatgaatCCACAACCAAAG GCTTATATGTGCCCAAGGAAATCTCACTATCAAGCTACGCACCTCCGCCGATACAGCAACAGACATCTAATTTTCAAAGCCCAACAAAGCCCGAATTTTCAAAAGGATATATGACATCTCATGTTGGTGATGCACCAAGTGGTTTTCCCATTTCGAATCCCACATCCGGATTATATTCATCAGTACCGCCCAAGCAACAACTCTATGCTCCGGCGAGTTACCAAAAGGTGCCCCCAAGCTCTGTCCAGGCGGCACCACAGGTCAACTTTAATCCCTCTCCGTTATCATTTGATAAGTTATCCAAATTTCAAGAATCCAACCAGAGAAATTCTGGTGTTTCGACTCAGCGATATCTTAATGTAAACAAACAGCCAGCATATAAAAACGTGCGGAATGCATCCCCCACTCCTTTCACGCCTGGAGGCATCGGAAATTGTGCAGGTTTTGATAATATCCAACGATCACCTTTTTCATCGACCCCATCAAATTATGCACAGAATCCATATAGCCCGGAATCTCATCAATTGCGTGCCCCCGCTCAATGCTTCAACAACAGCGCTCGTGGCTGGACCCAAGCCCCTAATCCTCAACGAAATGCCCTTTCTTCAAAACTCCCAGTAGCGACAGAAGGTCTCCCTTACTCAGACTTCTGA
- the LOC6636187 gene encoding putative protein tag-278 isoform X5, whose amino-acid sequence MDSEVVTKLSENDNTESVEDSKENVPPEATDTTKDQKGGDAIVNEDVASAEDDNESRHTEIKTTTIVTTKKDNGDEVPITETQTTTTVVVTKKDSEEETSQKETETTSSTVAIAKNGLASIKDNVYNVDNSQIKAEPKNSHPVKPELESDPITETAEFINKSGSQSSIPDTSTDAAEQNVSVSEKKEEEESEESDSTSDDEDVGEETEAKIKKNKDDRDESQPEVVAVEVKKAQDSAEKINNANKDINNEIENIISDIDINIKAQEKITQLKEQELQLIQKQKELANQIQQQQLLAQKLFAQNQLKEQELKAQQYQQNQLKEQELRGQQYQQNQLNEQELRAQQYQQQKQFQSHNEHKEEIAPKVAQDYTRAHSQLENSYDKKESSNLSRTVDLRKIFTPATDAPEILPKNRKLYASSAFYSPSLHPTVEDQVELARRISHSLSDISNQTSKGQSMYVNRKKRSVKWVHEGSGQEIEEDDIIETRSLSKENTEEILKPDLNKLEKMPLKLVMNPRGQMRDYNSLKESINVESGLLSPDHCAELITALQLQKGRGAELFAKRRRKAENWVVDETNAGIHSPSGIPDYQQYQARPATSPSILPAYSDAGKHRVQLNLHQDQLIEKYSKPGVQVVKSPWEAALQTGSASAAFLEDSRYQNQTPIASQASPVHFNQDVTDFPSSIPELPSRQPAPYYGLSNNVQDPYKNLHNIRVQGQPNQPSNPQRELAYKPSVAQGWGGRNVELPRGLYVPKEISLSSYAPPPIQQQTSNFQSPTKPEFSKGYMTSHVGDAPSGFPISNPTSGLYSSVPPKQQLYAPASYQKVPPSSVQAAPQVNFNPSPLSFDKLSKFQESNQRNSGVSTQRYLNVNKQPAYKNVRNASPTPFTPGGIGNCAGFDNIQRSPFSSTPSNYAQNPYSPESHQLRAPAQCFNNSARGWTQAPNPQRNALSSKLPVATEGLPYSDF is encoded by the exons ATGGATTCTGAAGTTGTG ACGAAATTAAGTGAAAACGACAATACCGAATCGGTTGAGGACTCGAAAGAAAATGTGCCACCTGAAGCAACCGACACAACCAAGGATCAGAAAGGCGGCGATGCAATTGTTAATGAGGACGTGGCTAGTGCAGAAGATGACAATGAGAGTCGTCATACAGAGATCAAAACAACTACAATCGTTACAACTAAAAAGGATAATGGCGATGAAGTTCCCATTACAGAGACTCAAACAACAACCACGGTCGTTGTCACGAAAAAGGATAGCGAAGAGGAGACTTCGCAGAAGGAAACTGAAACGACATCATCAACAGTTGCTATAGCTAAAAATGGATTGGCTTCCATTAAAGATAATGTATATAATGTTGATAACAGCCAGATAAAAGCCGAACCTAAAAATTCGCATCCAGTAAAGCCCGAACTGGAATCGGATCCGATTACAGAAACCGCTGAATTTATTAACAAAAGTGGCTCGCAATCAAGTATTCCGGATACATCTACGGATGCCGCAGAACAAAATGTTAGTGTTTCCGAAAAGAAAGAGGAAGAGGAATCCGAAGAGAGTGACAGTACGTCTGATGATGAAGACGTGGGAGAAGAGACAGAGGCCAAGattaaaaaa AATAAAGATGACCGAGATGAATCCCAGCCAGAAGTTGTTGCCGTAGAAGTAAAAAAAGCCCAAGACTCAgctgaaaaaataaacaacgcAAAT AAGGatattaataatgaaataGAGAACATTATATCTGatattgatataaatataaaagcacaagaaaaaataacGCAACTCAAGGAACAAGAGCTGCAACTTATCCAGAAACAAAAGGAGCTGGCCAACCAGattcaacagcaacaattattGGCTCAAAAGTTGTTTGCGCAAAATCAATTAAAGGAACAGGAATTGAAGGCGCAGCAGTATCAGCAAAATCAATTGAAGGAGCAGGAGCTGAGGGGGCAACAGTATCAGCAAAATCAATTGAATGAACAAGAGTTGAGGGCGCAACAGTATCAACAACAGAAGCAGTTCCAGAGCCACAATGAGCACAAGGAGGAGATAGCTCCAAAAGTGGCACAGGATTACACAAGGGCTCACAGCCAGCTAGAAAATTCATACGACAAAAAG GAATCATCCAACTTGTCGAGGACTGTAGATTTGCGCAAAATATTTACACCAGCTACAGATGCTCCCGAAATATTGCCAAAGAACC GAAAACTCTATGCCTCATCAGCATTTTATTCCCCATCACTGCATCCAACCGTGGAGGACCAGGTTGAGCTTGCTCGCCGAATATCGCATTCATTGAGCGACATAAGCAATCAAACCTCTAAGGGTCAATCAATGTATGTGAATCGGAAAAAACGATCCGTAAAATGGGTTCACGAAGGTTCTGGCCAAG AAATAGAAGAAGATGATATTATTGAAACACGCTCATTAAGTAAAGAAAATACGGAAGAGATTTTGAAGCCGGATTTAAATAAGCTGGAAAAAATGCCCTTAAAGCTAGTCATGAATCCACGAGGACAAATGCGCGATTATAACTCTCTAAAAGAATCTATTAATGTTGAATCAGGCCTTTTATCACCTGACCATTGCGCTGAGCTAATAACTGCGCTGCAACTGCAAAAAGGCCGag GAGCTGAGCTCTTTGCAAAACGTCGTAGAAAGGCTGAAAATTGGGTAGTCGACGAGACAAATGCCGGCATTCACAGTCCATCTGGTATTCCAGATTACCAACAATATCAGGCAAGGCCGGCGACCTCGCCGAGCATATTGCCAGCTTATTCGGATGCTGGAAAGCATCGGGTTCAACTAAATCTTCACCAGGATCAGCTCATTGAGAAATACTCAAAGCCAGGTGTCCAGGTGGTTAAATCACCCTGGGAAGCTGCCCTTCAGACTGGCTCGGCAAGCGCAGCATTTTTGGAGGACTCCAGATATCAAAACCAAACACCGATTGCCTCTCAAGCGTCACCTGTGCATTTCAATCAAGATGTCACCGATTTTCCCAGTTCAATACCAGAGTTGCCGTCACGACAGCCTGCCCCTTATTATGGCTTATCGAACAACGTACAGGATCcgtataaaaat CTACATAACATTCGTGTCCAAGGCCAACCCAATCAACCCAGCAATCCACAAAGAGAACTGGCATACAAGCCAAGCGTGGCACAAGGCTGGGGAGGTCGCAATGTTGAACTACCAAGAG GCTTATATGTGCCCAAGGAAATCTCACTATCAAGCTACGCACCTCCGCCGATACAGCAACAGACATCTAATTTTCAAAGCCCAACAAAGCCCGAATTTTCAAAAGGATATATGACATCTCATGTTGGTGATGCACCAAGTGGTTTTCCCATTTCGAATCCCACATCCGGATTATATTCATCAGTACCGCCCAAGCAACAACTCTATGCTCCGGCGAGTTACCAAAAGGTGCCCCCAAGCTCTGTCCAGGCGGCACCACAGGTCAACTTTAATCCCTCTCCGTTATCATTTGATAAGTTATCCAAATTTCAAGAATCCAACCAGAGAAATTCTGGTGTTTCGACTCAGCGATATCTTAATGTAAACAAACAGCCAGCATATAAAAACGTGCGGAATGCATCCCCCACTCCTTTCACGCCTGGAGGCATCGGAAATTGTGCAGGTTTTGATAATATCCAACGATCACCTTTTTCATCGACCCCATCAAATTATGCACAGAATCCATATAGCCCGGAATCTCATCAATTGCGTGCCCCCGCTCAATGCTTCAACAACAGCGCTCGTGGCTGGACCCAAGCCCCTAATCCTCAACGAAATGCCCTTTCTTCAAAACTCCCAGTAGCGACAGAAGGTCTCCCTTACTCAGACTTCTGA